A section of the Agrococcus sp. SGAir0287 genome encodes:
- the rplX gene encoding 50S ribosomal protein L24 — protein sequence MATIKKGDTVQVIAGARESRGGDRGKTGRVLEVLKDQDRVIVEGVNLVTKHVKVGQTQRGTKTGGIETHEAPIHVSNVALIDPESKKPTRVRSSITKVEKDGVQVTTKVRVSTRSGKEIKSND from the coding sequence AGAAGGGCGACACCGTCCAGGTCATCGCCGGGGCTCGTGAGTCCCGCGGCGGCGACCGTGGCAAGACCGGCCGCGTCCTCGAGGTCCTCAAGGACCAGGACCGCGTGATCGTCGAGGGCGTGAACCTCGTGACGAAGCACGTGAAGGTCGGGCAGACGCAGCGCGGCACGAAGACGGGTGGCATCGAGACCCACGAGGCCCCGATCCACGTGTCGAACGTCGCGCTCATCGACCCGGAGAGCAAGAAGCCGACGCGCGTCCGCTCCTCGATCACCAAGGTCGAGAAGGACGGCGTCCAGGTGACGACGAAGGTGCGTGTGAGCACGCGCTCGGGCAAGGAGATCAAGAGCAATGACTGA